In one window of Drosophila innubila isolate TH190305 chromosome 2L unlocalized genomic scaffold, UK_Dinn_1.0 4_B_2L, whole genome shotgun sequence DNA:
- the LOC117780444 gene encoding phenoloxidase-activating factor 2-like has product MIKLFCSTLCWLLFINADAQNSCPLGSSCVPRWKCNINHGEGILSDRSALSNPCPHDLQMCCWNSSIIEVMSPDANLKCGLRNIKDGNGGDEKLTNFAEFPWVVAIFVSNDTDKMYIGGGSILTPNMVLTAAHIVCSQQTEDLSVRAGEWDTRTESEPYSHQERDVVERICHEHYNKVNFFNDIAVLLLRSELSLNHHIMPICLPRKYEYPNTERCFVAGWGKDKFTDSATSNVLRKVDLPIIDHTTCERQLWKTHLTRYFRLNQSFVCAGGEKEKDTCTGDGGSALFCPLVDHPGQYYQLGIVSWGLDCNYEGVPAAYANVPHLLSWVHTILHALHAKTDYYTPIFNIDYYNREEAFRNKLTLN; this is encoded by the exons ATGATCAAGTTATTTTGCTCAACGCTTTGCTGGCTTCTGTTTATAAATGCAG atGCACAAAATTCTTGTCCTCTCGGAAGTAGTTGCGTCCCGCGTTGGAAGTGCAACATCAACCACGGAGAGGGAATTCTTAGTGATCGTTCTGCACTATCGAACCCTTGTCCACACGATCTACAAATGTGCTGTTGGAACAGCTCCATA ATTGAAGTAATGAGCCCGGATGCAAATCTTAAATGCGGACTTCGCAATATTAAGGATGGAAATGGAGGGGACGAGAAATTGACCAACTTTGCTGAATTCCCCTGGGTGGTGGCGATATTTGTGAGTAATGATACAGATAAGATGTATATCGGAGGAGGATCTATATTGACACCGAATATGGTGCTAACAGCTGCCCACATTGTCTGTTCCCAACAAACTGAAGATCTGAGTGTCCGTGCTGGGGAATGGGACACTCGAACGGAGAGCGAACCGTATTCCCATCAGGAGCGTGATGTGGTCGAAAGAATTTGCCATGAGCATTACAATAAGGTAAACTTCTTCAATGATATTGCAGTGCTCCTCCTAAGATCTGAACTCAGTCTGAATCATCACATAATGCCCATTTGTCTGCCTCGTAAATACGAGTATCCAAATACCGAACGTTGCTTTGTGGCAGGTTGGGGAAAGGATAAGTTTACGGATTCTGCAACAAGTAATGTCCTACGAAAAGTGGATCTTCCGATCATCGATCATACGACCTGTGAACGACAACTGTGGAAAACTCATTTAACAAGATACTTTCGTCTAAACCAATCATTTGTCTGTGCCGGGGGAGAAAAGGAAAAGGATACGTGCACTGGAGATGGAGGATCTGCCCTCTTTTGTCCCCTTGTCGATCATCCCGGGCAATACTATCAACTAGGCATTGTCTCCTGGGGTCTTGATTGTAACTACGAAGGTGTACCCGCGGCTTATGCAAATGTCCCCCATCTTCTTTCCTGGGTCCACACTATTCTCCATGCTCTTCACGCTAAAACCGACTATTATACACCCATATTCAATATAGATTATTATAATCGGGAGGAAGCTTTCAGGAACaagttaactttaaattaa